In Bradyrhizobium lablabi, one DNA window encodes the following:
- a CDS encoding efflux RND transporter permease subunit, with amino-acid sequence MLGIVRLALRRPYTFVVMALLILIFGTASALRTPTDIFPNINIPVISVVFSFTGLPADDMAGRVVTFYERSLPNSVNDIEHIESQSIANYGIIKIFFQPTVNINAALAQVNGMSQTVLKQMPPSITPPLILSFNASSVPILQLALSSDKLSETQIFDDALNFIRPALAPVPGAALPLPFGGKVRQVQADLNQQALHQYGVSANDVISALSLQNLITPVGTQKIGSYEYTVNLNDSPKAVKAFNDLPIKTVNGTVIYMRDVAYVHDGSPPQTNAVHVNGASAVLLTIVKAGASSTLDIINGVKSLLPSVSQTLPSSLKLTAVGDQSVYVTDAVSSVVREGVIAAALTGVMILLFLGSWRSTLIITLSIPLAILAALTGLSLLGETINVMTLGGLALAVGILVDDATVTIENINWHLEQGKEIEPAILDGARQIVVPATVSLLCICIAFVPMFGLGGVAGYLFRPLAEAVMLALAASYVLSRTLVPTLANYLLRNQHVHNSADGDGSAKASRNPFARFQRGFERQFENLRRTYLGLLQLALQNRIKLIAGFLCFSLLSFGLAPYLGQDFFPTVDGGQIKLHIRAPTGTRLEQTTSLTDRIGAAVHNIIPANELDGIVSNIGLTVSGINMAYNNSGTIGVGDADILISLKPNHAPTDNYIKTMREKLPPQFPGTTFAFLPADIVSQVLNFGVPAPIDLQVAGRDLTADRTYANALLAKVREIPGIADARIQQAFQQPTLDVNVDRSLTSLVGLTEKDVATSMQTTLSGSSQSAPTYWLDPTNGVSYAVSIQTPQRDINTMAGLKNIPVTSSAANPQLLGGLANVQRTNSNAVVSHYNVTPVIDIYATPQGRDLGALASDIQKVVHDTAKDLPKGASVALRGQVSTMTSAYRQLYVGLAVAIVLIYLLIVINFQSWADPFVIVMALPTALAGIVWMLFATGTTLSVPALTGAIMCMGVATANSILVISFARDQMEAGLEATAAAFEAGRARFRPVLMTALAMVIGMLPMAIEPGQNQPLGRAVIGGLIFATCATLVLVPAIFSLVHGRQRDTANLAGAAAALSH; translated from the coding sequence ATGCTCGGAATCGTTCGGCTCGCCTTGCGACGGCCGTATACCTTCGTCGTCATGGCGCTTTTGATCCTGATTTTCGGGACGGCGTCAGCCCTGCGGACCCCGACCGACATCTTCCCGAACATCAACATCCCTGTCATCAGCGTCGTCTTCAGCTTCACCGGCCTGCCTGCCGACGACATGGCCGGCCGTGTCGTGACGTTTTATGAGCGCTCGTTGCCCAACAGCGTCAACGACATCGAGCACATTGAATCCCAATCGATCGCCAATTACGGCATTATCAAGATCTTCTTTCAGCCGACCGTGAACATCAACGCCGCGCTGGCGCAGGTCAACGGCATGTCACAGACCGTGCTGAAGCAGATGCCGCCGAGCATCACCCCGCCCTTGATTCTCAGCTTTAACGCCTCGAGCGTTCCCATTCTGCAGCTTGCGCTTTCCAGCGATAAGCTGTCCGAAACCCAGATCTTCGATGATGCGCTGAATTTCATCCGCCCCGCGCTGGCGCCGGTGCCGGGCGCCGCGCTGCCGCTTCCATTTGGGGGCAAGGTGCGGCAAGTCCAGGCCGATCTCAATCAGCAGGCGCTGCATCAATACGGCGTTTCGGCGAACGACGTTATCAGCGCGCTCTCGCTGCAGAATTTGATCACCCCGGTCGGAACACAGAAGATCGGCTCCTACGAATACACCGTCAACCTCAACGACTCGCCGAAAGCGGTCAAAGCCTTCAACGATCTTCCGATCAAGACCGTCAACGGGACGGTGATCTACATGCGCGACGTCGCTTATGTCCATGACGGCAGTCCGCCGCAGACCAATGCGGTCCACGTCAACGGCGCCAGCGCGGTGCTACTCACCATCGTGAAGGCCGGCGCAAGCTCGACGCTCGACATTATCAACGGCGTCAAGAGCCTGCTGCCGTCGGTATCGCAGACGCTTCCGAGCAGCCTGAAATTGACGGCGGTCGGCGATCAATCGGTCTATGTCACGGACGCGGTGTCCAGCGTCGTCAGGGAGGGCGTGATCGCGGCGGCGCTGACCGGGGTGATGATCCTGTTGTTCCTCGGCAGCTGGCGCTCGACGCTGATCATCACGCTTTCGATCCCGCTTGCGATCCTGGCGGCCCTAACAGGCCTTTCGCTGCTCGGCGAGACCATCAATGTCATGACGCTCGGCGGACTGGCGCTCGCGGTCGGCATTCTCGTCGACGACGCCACGGTCACGATCGAGAATATCAACTGGCATCTCGAGCAGGGCAAGGAAATCGAGCCGGCGATCCTCGACGGCGCGCGGCAGATCGTGGTGCCGGCAACGGTGTCGCTGCTCTGTATTTGCATCGCTTTCGTGCCGATGTTCGGGCTCGGCGGCGTCGCCGGATATTTGTTCCGGCCGCTCGCGGAGGCTGTGATGCTGGCGCTGGCGGCGTCCTATGTATTGTCGCGCACGCTGGTGCCGACGCTGGCAAATTATCTTCTGCGCAATCAGCACGTACACAATTCGGCCGATGGCGACGGTTCGGCCAAAGCCAGCCGCAATCCATTCGCACGCTTCCAGCGCGGTTTTGAACGCCAGTTCGAAAACCTGCGCAGAACCTATCTCGGTCTGCTGCAGCTCGCCCTGCAAAACCGGATCAAGCTGATTGCCGGATTCCTGTGCTTCAGCCTGCTGTCATTCGGCCTTGCGCCTTATCTCGGCCAGGACTTTTTCCCGACCGTGGATGGCGGCCAAATAAAACTCCATATTCGGGCGCCGACGGGAACACGGCTCGAACAGACGACAAGCCTGACCGATCGGATCGGAGCAGCTGTTCACAACATCATTCCGGCAAACGAGCTCGACGGCATCGTCAGCAATATCGGGCTCACCGTCAGCGGCATCAATATGGCCTACAATAACTCCGGAACCATCGGCGTCGGCGACGCCGACATCCTGATCAGCCTCAAGCCCAATCACGCGCCGACCGACAATTACATCAAGACCATGCGGGAAAAATTGCCGCCGCAATTCCCCGGCACGACCTTCGCCTTCCTGCCGGCCGATATCGTCAGTCAGGTCCTGAATTTCGGGGTGCCCGCACCGATCGACCTGCAGGTTGCCGGCCGGGACCTTACTGCGGATCGGACCTATGCCAATGCCCTATTGGCAAAAGTCAGGGAGATTCCCGGAATCGCCGATGCGCGCATCCAGCAGGCGTTCCAGCAGCCGACCCTCGACGTCAATGTCGATCGCTCGCTGACCTCGCTTGTCGGCCTTACCGAGAAAGACGTCGCCACCTCCATGCAGACGACGTTGTCGGGCAGTTCCCAGTCCGCCCCCACCTATTGGCTGGACCCGACCAATGGCGTTTCCTACGCGGTCTCGATCCAGACCCCGCAGCGCGACATCAACACCATGGCCGGTTTGAAAAACATTCCGGTGACGTCTTCCGCCGCCAATCCGCAGCTGCTTGGCGGCCTGGCGAATGTCCAGCGGACCAACAGCAACGCGGTTGTGTCCCATTACAATGTTACGCCGGTGATCGACATCTATGCGACACCGCAGGGACGCGATCTCGGCGCGCTTGCGTCCGATATTCAGAAGGTGGTTCACGACACGGCCAAGGATTTGCCCAAGGGCGCCAGCGTTGCGCTGCGCGGCCAGGTCAGCACCATGACGAGCGCCTATCGGCAGCTCTATGTCGGCCTCGCCGTGGCGATCGTGCTGATTTACCTGTTGATCGTCATCAACTTCCAATCCTGGGCCGATCCCTTCGTCATCGTCATGGCCCTGCCGACGGCGCTGGCCGGCATCGTCTGGATGCTGTTTGCGACCGGAACAACGCTTTCGGTTCCGGCGCTCACCGGCGCGATCATGTGCATGGGGGTTGCGACCGCCAACAGCATTTTGGTGATCAGCTTTGCCCGCGACCAGATGGAAGCCGGGCTGGAGGCGACCGCGGCGGCATTCGAGGCTGGCCGCGCGCGGTTTCGCCCCGTCCTGATGACGGCGCTTGCGATGGTCATCGGCATGCTGCCGATGGCGATCGAGCCGGGACAGAACCAACCACTGGGCCGCGCCGTGATCGGCGGGCTGATCTTTGCCACCTGCGCCACCCTGGTTCTGGTGCCCGCCATCTTCAGCCTGGTGCACGGCCGGCAACGCGACACCGCAAATCTGGCAGGCGCTGCAGCTGCCTTGTCGCATTAA
- a CDS encoding LysR family transcriptional regulator, giving the protein MNTTAPKLGAIDLNLLVVFDAIMRDRSVTRAGQRLGLSQPAMSHALTRLRHMLKDELFVRSPNGMMPTPRAEQLATPIRIALDGLQESLEPVRFDPVEATATFRVAVDNYAAIVLVAPIAAHVSRIAPGVTLDFRPSGTLNVPELLDRSELHLAIGPSSAHGERFSLRRLLQDQFVVVHRKGHPAAKAREFSTEKLAALPQLEISSAQFGPEFVETGPGRPKSAPKPAMRAPFLSAAQILATSDLVSVLPLNVARNLTRSHHLVFRRLSRSPKPIEATMMWLRRLDNQPAHAWLRDVISNVTQGLHSS; this is encoded by the coding sequence TTGAACACGACGGCCCCCAAATTAGGCGCCATCGACCTGAACCTGCTGGTGGTGTTCGACGCCATCATGCGGGACCGATCCGTGACACGCGCCGGGCAGCGACTGGGTCTTAGTCAGCCTGCCATGAGCCATGCGCTGACCCGGCTGCGCCACATGCTGAAAGACGAATTGTTTGTGCGCAGCCCGAACGGGATGATGCCGACGCCGCGGGCCGAACAGCTCGCGACGCCGATCAGGATCGCGCTGGACGGACTGCAAGAGTCGCTGGAACCGGTTCGGTTCGACCCGGTAGAGGCAACGGCGACCTTCCGCGTGGCCGTGGACAACTATGCCGCGATCGTGCTGGTCGCACCGATAGCCGCGCATGTTTCCAGGATTGCTCCCGGGGTGACGCTGGATTTTCGGCCGAGCGGCACGTTGAACGTTCCGGAACTGCTAGATCGAAGCGAACTGCATCTGGCGATCGGCCCGTCGAGCGCCCACGGCGAGCGATTTTCGCTCAGGCGATTGCTGCAGGATCAATTCGTGGTCGTGCACCGCAAGGGACATCCGGCAGCGAAAGCGCGGGAATTCTCGACGGAAAAGCTTGCTGCTCTTCCCCAACTGGAAATCTCGTCCGCCCAATTCGGGCCCGAGTTTGTCGAGACCGGCCCTGGAAGGCCAAAGTCTGCGCCGAAACCGGCGATGCGTGCGCCATTCTTGTCGGCTGCGCAGATTCTCGCGACATCGGACCTGGTATCGGTTCTTCCGCTCAATGTCGCGAGGAACCTGACGAGGTCACATCACCTCGTCTTCCGTCGGCTGTCGCGTTCGCCAAAGCCGATCGAAGCAACCATGATGTGGCTTCGGCGGCTCGACAACCAGCCTGCGCATGCCTGGCTGCGCGATGTGATCAGTAACGTTACACAGGGCTTACATTCCAGCTGA
- a CDS encoding COG4280 domain-containing protein: protein MLAAFLASLVEAVEALTIVLAVATVRGWRPAGLGAFAGLVVLALIVVALGPLLDRVPLHLLQLVIGILLLLFGMRWLRKAILRSAGIIPLHDETTAFAAETAELREQARRHEARLDWLASLASFKAVLLEGLEVVFIVIALSAGRGMLVPASAGALAACLLVACIGLIVHRPLARVPENTLKFAVGVMLSAFGVFWTGEGLGLDWPGADLAIVAFAALFLAVSAAAVVLVRRPSAEVLP from the coding sequence ATGCTGGCCGCGTTCCTGGCCTCGCTGGTCGAGGCGGTCGAAGCGCTGACCATCGTGCTGGCCGTCGCCACGGTGCGCGGCTGGCGCCCGGCCGGGCTCGGCGCGTTTGCGGGCCTCGTGGTGCTGGCGCTCATTGTGGTCGCGCTCGGCCCGTTGCTTGATCGCGTCCCGCTGCATCTGTTGCAGCTCGTGATCGGAATCCTGCTCTTGCTGTTCGGCATGCGCTGGCTGCGCAAGGCGATCCTGCGCTCGGCCGGAATCATTCCGCTCCACGATGAAACAACCGCCTTCGCGGCGGAGACCGCGGAACTGCGCGAGCAAGCCCGCCGCCACGAGGCGCGGCTCGATTGGCTCGCTTCCCTTGCGAGCTTCAAGGCGGTGCTGCTCGAAGGACTTGAAGTGGTGTTCATCGTGATCGCGCTCAGCGCCGGCCGCGGGATGCTGGTGCCGGCAAGCGCGGGCGCGCTGGCCGCTTGCCTCCTGGTTGCCTGCATCGGCTTGATCGTGCATCGGCCGCTGGCGCGGGTTCCGGAAAATACGCTGAAATTCGCCGTCGGTGTGATGCTGTCGGCATTCGGCGTGTTCTGGACTGGTGAAGGTCTCGGCTTGGACTGGCCGGGCGCGGATCTCGCCATCGTCGCATTTGCCGCGCTGTTTCTCGCGGTGAGCGCTGCCGCGGTTGTGCTGGTGCGCCGCCCCAGCGCCGAGGTTTTGCCATGA
- a CDS encoding type I secretion system permease/ATPase — translation MHDIKTRPADTGLATLVMLLRFQGVAAEPDQILHRFGGTAIGVTEMLRCAKDFGLKARVVRTKWARLAASPLPAIGCLGAGGFLLIGKASDDQVLVSDPSVGRPEMLTRTAFEERWDGRLVFMARRATLSDLTNRFGISWFVTAINKYRRLIGEVFLFSFFLQLFALISPLFFQVVIDKSLVHHSESTLDVLIIGLVAISIFETLLGMLRTYLFAHTTNRIDVELGARLFRHLLALPSAYFQARRVGDSVARVRELENIRNFLTGSALTLVIDAFFTFVFLAVMFLYSSFLTWVVIASLPFYVAVSAGMTPLFRARLDEKFRRGAENQAFLVETVAGIETLKVMAVEPQVQRRWEEQLAGYVGASFRVLNLGNVGSQAIQFINKMVMAAILFFGAKLVIQGSLTVGEFVAFNMLAGRVSAPVLRLAGLWQDFHQARLSIARLGDILNTPVEPSYNATKPALPALIGDIRFEHVTFRYRIDGPEILKDVTLDIAAGQVVGIVGSSGSGKSTFAKLIERLYVPESGRVFVDGVDLAQVDSSWLRRQIGVVMQDNVLFNATVRDNIALANPGMPSEDVIAAARLAGAHDFILELPDGYDTMIGERGSTLSGGQRQRIAIARALVTNPRILIFDEATSALDYESERIIHDNMRQIVKGRTVFIIAHRLMAVRVADRILTIERGRLTEDGTHEDLLRKGGRYAALYAMQS, via the coding sequence ATGCATGACATAAAGACAAGGCCGGCCGACACCGGTCTCGCCACGCTGGTGATGCTGCTGCGCTTCCAGGGCGTCGCCGCGGAGCCGGATCAAATCCTTCACCGCTTCGGCGGTACGGCGATCGGCGTTACCGAAATGCTTCGCTGCGCGAAGGATTTTGGATTGAAGGCGCGTGTCGTCAGAACCAAATGGGCGCGTCTGGCGGCAAGCCCGCTGCCGGCGATCGGCTGCCTTGGCGCTGGCGGTTTCCTGCTGATCGGCAAGGCGTCCGACGATCAGGTTCTGGTGTCGGACCCCTCGGTCGGACGCCCGGAGATGCTGACCCGCACGGCGTTCGAGGAGCGTTGGGACGGCCGGCTCGTCTTCATGGCGCGGCGCGCCACCTTAAGCGATCTCACCAACCGCTTCGGCATCTCGTGGTTCGTGACCGCGATCAACAAATACCGCCGGCTGATCGGCGAGGTCTTTCTGTTTTCGTTTTTCCTGCAGCTGTTCGCGCTGATCTCACCATTGTTCTTCCAGGTCGTGATCGACAAATCGCTGGTGCATCACAGCGAGAGCACACTCGACGTGCTGATCATCGGCCTTGTCGCCATATCGATCTTCGAGACATTGCTTGGAATGTTGCGGACCTATCTGTTCGCGCACACCACCAACCGCATCGACGTCGAACTGGGCGCGCGGCTGTTCCGGCATCTGTTGGCGTTGCCCTCGGCCTATTTCCAGGCGCGTCGGGTCGGCGATTCCGTCGCCCGCGTTCGCGAACTGGAAAATATCCGCAACTTCCTGACCGGTTCGGCGCTGACGCTGGTGATCGACGCCTTTTTCACCTTCGTGTTTCTGGCGGTGATGTTCCTGTATTCATCGTTTCTGACCTGGGTCGTGATCGCGAGCCTGCCTTTCTATGTCGCCGTCTCCGCCGGCATGACGCCGCTGTTTCGCGCCCGGCTCGACGAAAAATTCCGGCGTGGCGCGGAAAACCAGGCATTTTTGGTCGAGACCGTGGCGGGGATCGAAACGCTGAAGGTGATGGCGGTCGAGCCCCAGGTGCAGCGCCGCTGGGAAGAGCAACTCGCAGGTTACGTCGGCGCGAGCTTTCGCGTTCTCAACCTCGGCAATGTCGGCAGTCAGGCGATCCAGTTCATCAACAAGATGGTGATGGCGGCCATTCTGTTCTTCGGCGCCAAGCTCGTGATCCAGGGTTCACTCACGGTCGGCGAATTCGTCGCCTTCAACATGCTGGCGGGCCGGGTCAGCGCGCCGGTCTTGCGCCTTGCCGGGCTTTGGCAGGATTTTCATCAAGCCCGGCTGTCGATTGCGCGATTAGGCGATATCCTCAACACGCCGGTCGAGCCGTCCTACAATGCGACCAAGCCCGCCCTGCCGGCGCTGATCGGCGACATCCGGTTCGAGCACGTCACGTTTCGCTACCGCATCGACGGGCCGGAAATTCTCAAAGATGTCACGCTCGACATCGCCGCCGGCCAGGTGGTCGGCATCGTCGGCTCCTCCGGCTCGGGAAAAAGCACTTTTGCGAAATTGATCGAGCGGCTTTATGTGCCGGAAAGCGGCCGGGTCTTCGTCGACGGCGTCGACCTCGCGCAGGTCGATAGTTCCTGGCTGCGCCGGCAGATCGGCGTCGTCATGCAGGACAACGTGCTGTTCAACGCGACCGTGCGCGACAATATCGCCCTCGCCAATCCGGGGATGCCGAGCGAGGACGTCATCGCCGCGGCGCGCCTTGCCGGCGCCCACGATTTCATCCTGGAATTGCCCGACGGTTACGACACCATGATCGGCGAGCGCGGCAGCACGCTTTCCGGCGGCCAGCGTCAGCGCATCGCGATCGCGCGCGCGCTGGTCACCAATCCGCGCATCCTGATCTTCGACGAGGCGACCAGCGCGCTCGACTACGAGAGCGAAAGGATCATCCACGACAACATGCGCCAGATCGTGAAGGGCCGCACCGTCTTCATCATCGCGCATCGGCTGATGGCGGTGCGGGTCGCCGACCGCATCCTGACCATCGAGCGCGGACGCCTCACCGAAGACGGTACCCATGAGGATCTGCTGCGCAAGGGCGGCCGCTACGCCGCGCTTTACGCCATGCAGTCCTGA
- a CDS encoding HlyD family type I secretion periplasmic adaptor subunit: MTTAIVPVPNKPVRRAEREFLPAALEIVETPPSPIGRLGAYCLVGVFTLAFVWSWIGRVDIVAVSKGKIIPTGHTKIVQPFEIGVVRAILVHDGQKVKVGDVLIELDPTMNQADLDHQRNDLMAAKIDIARLTAALESEENPDARFVAPEGATPEQARMGAQFLAGQVSQYRSKLAALAGEAAQKRAELESQKVSIGKIQTLLPLMEERTQMRKTLYDHQTGSKLAYLENLQELLSSQQDLEVQTSRLKEADAAVTAAKAKLEETRAEFRRQNLNDLAEATRKASGLAQDVAKSEQRTKFQALTAPIDGTVQQLAVHSVGGVVTPAQTLLSIVPADSKLEIEAMVDNQDIGFVRSGQDAEIKVDTFNFTRYGLLHGKVVTLSQDAIPREGAGKSDPPKQPGAGDGATSEPAYAARVSLDQTQMQVDDKLVNLSPGMAVTVEIRTGTRRIIDYLLSPILRHSQESLRER; encoded by the coding sequence ATGACCACAGCCATCGTCCCCGTTCCGAACAAGCCCGTTCGCCGCGCCGAGCGCGAATTTCTCCCCGCAGCCCTCGAAATCGTCGAGACACCGCCCTCGCCGATCGGCCGTCTCGGGGCCTATTGCCTGGTCGGCGTGTTTACCCTCGCATTCGTCTGGTCCTGGATCGGCCGCGTCGATATCGTTGCCGTTTCCAAGGGCAAGATCATCCCGACGGGCCACACCAAGATCGTGCAGCCGTTCGAGATCGGCGTGGTCCGCGCCATCCTGGTGCATGATGGCCAAAAGGTGAAGGTCGGCGATGTCCTGATCGAGTTGGACCCGACCATGAACCAGGCCGATCTCGACCATCAGCGCAACGACTTGATGGCGGCGAAGATCGACATCGCGCGGCTGACGGCGGCGCTCGAGAGCGAAGAAAATCCCGATGCCCGCTTCGTGGCGCCGGAGGGCGCGACCCCCGAACAGGCCAGGATGGGCGCGCAATTCCTCGCCGGCCAGGTGTCGCAATATCGCAGCAAGCTCGCCGCGCTTGCTGGCGAAGCGGCGCAGAAGCGCGCCGAACTGGAAAGTCAGAAGGTTTCGATCGGCAAGATCCAGACGCTGCTGCCGCTGATGGAAGAGCGCACCCAGATGCGCAAGACGCTTTACGATCACCAGACCGGCTCGAAGCTTGCGTATCTGGAAAATCTGCAGGAACTGCTGTCGAGCCAGCAGGACCTCGAGGTGCAGACCAGCCGCCTCAAGGAGGCCGATGCAGCCGTTACTGCTGCGAAGGCGAAGCTCGAGGAAACCCGCGCCGAATTTCGCCGGCAGAATTTGAACGATTTGGCCGAAGCCACCCGCAAGGCAAGCGGCCTGGCGCAGGACGTTGCCAAATCGGAGCAGCGCACCAAATTCCAGGCCCTGACCGCGCCGATCGACGGCACGGTCCAGCAACTGGCGGTGCATTCCGTCGGCGGCGTCGTCACCCCGGCCCAGACCCTTTTGTCGATCGTTCCCGCCGACAGTAAACTCGAGATCGAGGCCATGGTCGACAACCAGGATATCGGCTTCGTGCGCTCCGGTCAGGACGCCGAGATCAAGGTCGATACCTTCAATTTCACCCGCTATGGCTTGCTGCACGGCAAGGTGGTCACGCTGTCGCAGGACGCGATCCCGCGCGAGGGCGCGGGCAAATCAGACCCGCCAAAACAACCCGGTGCCGGTGACGGCGCCACGTCGGAGCCCGCCTACGCGGCCCGCGTGTCGCTCGACCAAACCCAGATGCAGGTCGACGACAAACTGGTCAATCTCTCGCCGGGCATGGCCGTCACGGTCGAGATCAGGACCGGCACGCGGCGGATCATCGATTATCTGCTCTCGCCCATTCTGCGTCACTCCCAGGAGAGTTTGCGCGAGCGGTGA
- a CDS encoding inositol phosphorylceramide synthase regulatory subunit KEI1 produces MDWFYWDTAWSLFFSLVWFMTITHNPDARVADGHLRDEAFGG; encoded by the coding sequence ATGGACTGGTTTTATTGGGACACCGCGTGGTCGCTGTTCTTCAGTCTCGTTTGGTTCATGACCATCACGCACAATCCTGACGCGCGGGTCGCGGACGGGCATTTGCGCGATGAAGCATTCGGCGGCTGA
- a CDS encoding efflux RND transporter periplasmic adaptor subunit — protein sequence MSSEDIKPPSRRSLITTAAGAVLLAGAVVGYGLIDRAQSKQEVVQWTNTQALPTVALAQPLPGSPTQTLTLPGNIQPFNKAAIFARVNGYVKGWDHDIGSSVKSGQVLATIDAPDLDQQLSQAKATLASVRANLQIASLTADRNNILLKKEIVAQQLADQTTADAKAKEAVVDANEANVRQLEAMQSFKTLAAPFDGVVTARNVEIGQLINSGGSGQPLFEVSDLHRVRIFVQVPQAFSAGLAPGLKATFEMPQYPGVKFDATLSHISRAMNATSHSMQVELQADNAAGKFFAGSYCNVHFEIPTDGNLVRIPSTALVTGNQGTQVATLDSNNKVVLKQVQLGRDLGDSVEVISGLSPSDRIINNPPETLTAGDTVRVAAATPPAAAPASPSTASR from the coding sequence ATGAGCTCGGAAGACATCAAACCGCCAAGCAGGCGGAGCCTCATAACCACCGCTGCCGGCGCGGTGCTGCTGGCGGGCGCAGTTGTCGGCTATGGCCTTATAGACCGCGCCCAGAGCAAGCAGGAAGTCGTGCAATGGACCAACACGCAGGCCCTGCCGACCGTCGCGCTCGCTCAGCCCCTTCCCGGCAGCCCAACTCAAACGCTGACGCTGCCCGGCAACATTCAACCCTTCAACAAGGCGGCGATCTTCGCGCGCGTGAATGGTTACGTGAAGGGCTGGGACCACGACATCGGATCATCCGTTAAATCCGGGCAAGTCCTGGCCACCATCGATGCTCCCGATCTTGATCAGCAGCTCAGTCAAGCGAAAGCGACATTGGCAAGCGTGAGGGCCAATCTGCAAATTGCGTCGCTCACCGCCGACCGGAACAACATCCTGCTGAAAAAGGAGATCGTCGCCCAGCAGCTCGCAGACCAGACCACAGCCGACGCCAAGGCGAAAGAGGCGGTCGTCGACGCGAATGAAGCAAACGTCCGGCAGCTCGAGGCCATGCAATCGTTCAAGACGCTCGCCGCGCCCTTTGACGGTGTCGTGACCGCCCGCAATGTGGAAATCGGGCAGCTGATCAACTCGGGAGGGTCAGGTCAGCCGCTGTTCGAGGTATCCGATTTGCATCGGGTTCGCATTTTCGTGCAGGTGCCGCAAGCGTTCTCAGCCGGGCTCGCCCCGGGCCTGAAGGCGACTTTTGAAATGCCGCAATATCCTGGCGTGAAATTCGATGCGACGCTCTCGCATATTTCGAGGGCCATGAACGCGACTTCCCACAGCATGCAGGTCGAGCTCCAGGCGGATAATGCGGCCGGCAAGTTTTTCGCCGGGAGTTACTGCAATGTGCACTTCGAAATCCCGACTGACGGCAATCTGGTGAGAATTCCATCCACCGCGCTGGTGACCGGCAATCAGGGCACGCAGGTCGCAACTCTCGACAGCAATAACAAGGTCGTCCTCAAGCAAGTGCAGCTCGGCCGCGATCTCGGCGACAGTGTGGAAGTGATTTCCGGTCTGTCGCCGTCCGACCGGATCATCAATAATCCCCCGGAAACCCTGACGGCGGGCGATACGGTTCGGGTAGCTGCCGCAACACCGCCGGCCGCCGCACCGGCGTCACCTTCGACAGCGTCCCGGTGA
- a CDS encoding OpgC domain-containing protein, which yields MQVCAHLPPAGRDLRLDLFRGLANWAIFLDHIPHEVLSWVTSRHYGFSDAADMFVFISGYTAAFVFGRVMIERGYLAAVSRLLKRALELYAAHIMVVFVYIAVVASVSRGLNDPNDLDVFNVAAFINKPLWEFFQILALRYRPVNLDVLPLYILLMGTFAPALWLMVRKPTLALMGSIVVYLAARHFGWNLATSRVTVWYFNPFAWQLLFFLGAWIAVGGAEAAQSIVRTRTVFWLAIAYLVFAFVVTMANPSPQLGGLLPAWLLAPFDPNDKTNLAPYRIVHLLALAVVVTRFLPADSPILRLRSLVPLIKCGQNSLQVFCIGIVLSFCAHAAIELSLNALWVQIFAGTAGVLLMTMGAYYWTWSKQRGRMVLSATRLGDVA from the coding sequence ATGCAGGTTTGCGCCCATCTTCCTCCCGCCGGCCGAGACCTCAGGCTTGACCTGTTTCGCGGCCTGGCGAATTGGGCGATCTTTCTGGATCATATCCCGCACGAGGTGTTGAGTTGGGTGACAAGCCGGCATTACGGTTTTAGCGATGCGGCGGATATGTTTGTCTTCATATCGGGCTACACCGCCGCCTTCGTGTTCGGAAGAGTGATGATCGAGCGGGGCTATCTTGCAGCCGTGTCAAGGCTGCTAAAGCGCGCTTTGGAACTTTATGCCGCGCACATCATGGTGGTGTTCGTTTATATCGCCGTTGTAGCGTCCGTGTCGCGAGGTCTTAACGACCCTAACGATCTGGACGTGTTCAACGTCGCCGCGTTCATCAACAAACCGCTTTGGGAATTCTTTCAGATCCTCGCTTTGCGATACCGGCCCGTCAATCTCGACGTGCTTCCGCTCTATATTCTGTTGATGGGGACCTTTGCGCCGGCGCTGTGGCTGATGGTTCGCAAGCCGACGCTGGCCTTGATGGGTTCAATAGTTGTATATCTCGCGGCGAGGCATTTTGGCTGGAATCTCGCAACCTCTCGGGTGACGGTTTGGTATTTCAATCCGTTCGCCTGGCAATTGCTGTTTTTCCTGGGCGCCTGGATCGCCGTTGGCGGTGCGGAAGCGGCTCAATCGATCGTTCGAACACGGACGGTGTTCTGGCTTGCGATCGCCTACCTCGTCTTTGCTTTCGTGGTGACGATGGCAAATCCATCACCTCAACTGGGCGGTCTTCTCCCTGCCTGGTTGTTGGCGCCGTTTGACCCCAACGACAAGACCAATCTCGCGCCCTACCGGATCGTACATCTCCTGGCTTTGGCTGTTGTCGTGACGCGGTTTCTGCCGGCAGATTCGCCGATCCTACGATTGCGCTCGCTCGTGCCGTTGATCAAATGCGGTCAGAACTCGCTTCAGGTATTTTGTATTGGCATCGTACTTTCGTTTTGCGCTCATGCCGCGATCGAGCTAAGCCTGAACGCGCTCTGGGTTCAGATTTTCGCCGGCACCGCGGGTGTACTGCTGATGACGATGGGCGCATATTATTGGACCTGGTCCAAGCAACGGGGTCGGATGGTTCTTTCGGCCACCCGACTGGGAGACGTCGCGTGA